In Dromiciops gliroides isolate mDroGli1 chromosome 4, mDroGli1.pri, whole genome shotgun sequence, one DNA window encodes the following:
- the LOC122725495 gene encoding mitochondrial import inner membrane translocase subunit Tim13-like, whose protein sequence is MEGSFGSDFGGVVGAGGGNLDSGLIMEQVKVQIAIANTQELLQRMPNKCFRKSIGKPSSSLDNSEQRCMAMCMNRYMDAWNTVSRAYNSRLQWE, encoded by the coding sequence ATGGAGGGCAGCTTTGGCTCAGACTTCGGGGGtgtggtgggggcggggggcgggaaTCTGGACTCAGGGCTCATCATGGAGCAAGTGAAGGTGCAGATCGCCATAGCCAACACGCAGGAGCTGCTGCAGAGGATGCCGAACAAGTGTTTCCGGAAGAGCATTGGGAAGCCCAGCAGCTCCTTGGACAACTCCGAGCAGAGGTGCATGGCGATGTGCATGAATCGGTATATGGACGCCTGGAATACAGTGTCCCGAGCCTACAACTCAAGGCTGCAGTGGGAGTGA